GGGGATGAGTCCGTCCTCATTGTTGTGGAAAAGGGGCTAAAGCACTTGTTGTCGGTCAAAGAGGAAGGCAGACAAACATGGCCGACATCCAATCTGAACGATAAAGCCTTAACCAACTGGTGCCATGGCACGCCAGGTATTTTACTCAGTCTCGTTGAGTTACATAACAAAGGATTTCGCGTCATAGATTTGAAATCGATTATTCTATCAAATATGGACACCCTTACGCAGACTGAGAAGGATTCCGTATCTCTCTGCCATGGCAGATTCGGCAATCACTTCATTGGCTTGTACATTGCCCGTTCACTTGAAGAAAAAGAGCTTGTTTTCACATTTACTAAAAAAATCAACGAAGACTTCCACCATTCTTTTACTGAGACCGGGATCCAAATGATGTATAAATCGTTTATGATCGGCTACAGCGGGATTTTGTATATGTATTTGGCCTTTAAGGAGCAAGGGCTGCTTTAAAAAGATCTTCCACTTTTCTGTTTGTATACTGACCAGATACCGAATCAGGGCACTTTTTTATAAGTGTCCATGAAACTATACTAGATTGCTAGCCAGAATCCTTATTGTTAATAAGATTCTGGCTTTTTTGGTTGTACAATAAATAACGTTGGTGAGTAAAAACTTGCCAGCTTTATTTTTCTATATAAATAGAAAAGAAGTGAGTTTCCCTGTAGAATTGTAGTCGACGAAAACCAAATTCCAAAAAGGGAGTTCACTTGTCTATTTTAAATGATATAAGAAAACTACTAGATATTAAAGATAAAACATTATTTTAAAGGGGAATTGTGTCTGTGAAAATATAAAGGGGAGACATGTAAATTCGTACAAGCCACTGATCCACCACACTGTCCGAAATGTGGCGTCTCCATCTATAAAAATGGGATGCAACCATCCCGGATTACCATTCCAACGAATGGAACGCACCTTACCAACTTACGATTAAAGAAACCGTTTTATGCGTAAGGGATATTGGGCAAGTTTTACTGCCAAAACGCCTATCGTTAAAGCACAGTTGTAGACGATAGAGCTGATTCTATTTTAAGGAATTACTACCAACAAGCTTTCAAAAGACAGTATTTCTTCAGATCTTCTCCATTGGAATTGACAATCCTTCGAAATATTTTTGATCGCTTGTGCCTCTGCAGCCTTAATAAGTACATGCGCTTTAGTAGTATAAACAACTAAACAATTTACAAACAGTATCGCTTATCTGGAGAACGTCTAGAATCTGCAATTATACAAGAAATGGTAGCTTATGATAAAGTGTTAGCGGTCAACTATAACCTTTGTCAAAGCCTTTTGAGAGGAATGAACAAGCATGATTACAAGGGGTTAGAAAGTATTCTAAACAAAAGATGTCCGAACGAAACATCAACTTATTTACGAACAAGTCTCAAGACGCTCAGAAAATATTTACCTTATACACAAAACAGCTTCAACTATTCGTACAATAATGATCGTATTGATCGTATTGAATGGATTAACAACAAGATTAAAGTACTTAATCGCGTCGCCTATGGGTATGGGAACTTTATGCTTTATAAGAATAGAATCATCTTAGATTCCAACTTAAAGCTAGTAGAAAAAACAGCGAAGAAAACAAACAAAAATAAAACACGCTCCAAAGTAGCTTAACTACTATGAAGCGTGATCATATACTTCGATTTTGTCGATAATTATTCTTTAATAACGTCATTTGACAGAAACCTTTTTTTACCCCGACCACTGGTATCTAGTGGGATATTTGAAGTTGATTTTATTCCCTTTTGAGAAAAGAAAATGCTCGTGTTCATTTTTATAAACAGGTTTAATAATGTGATCATATAAATGAAATGTTGTTTTATGGAGGTGCTATCAAAATGCTGTAACTGCTAAACTAAAATGGACAGCTATTGCTCGATAAAACTGAACACTTTCTGCTCAAACTACCTCCAATCAGTTATTATTAGAAAGTATAAAAATAACTGAGATTTGGGGGATCAGGAAGGTGTTGAAATTAGAAGTGATTGTGGAAGTTCATCAATTGAAGAGGCAAGGCTTTAAAGTTGCTGCCATCGCTCGTA
The nucleotide sequence above comes from Paraliobacillus zengyii. Encoded proteins:
- a CDS encoding transposase is translated as MVAYDKVLAVNYNLCQSLLRGMNKHDYKGLESILNKRCPNETSTYLRTSLKTLRKYLPYTQNSFNYSYNNDRIDRIEWINNKIKVLNRVAYGYGNFMLYKNRIILDSNLKLVEKTAKKTNKNKTRSKVA